Within the Camelus dromedarius isolate mCamDro1 chromosome 2, mCamDro1.pat, whole genome shotgun sequence genome, the region CTTAAGGGTAGCCATTGTAAACAGTTTAGCCTATCTTTCCAACCCTCAGTCCTGCTCTTAAAAGCATGTCCTGGAGTCACACTGCCTGGTTTGAAGCCCTGCTGGCTTAGGTCATCAGGGACAACTTAACTTGAATACTCcgagactcagtttccttgtgtaGGTGAGGATACTGCTAGAACACACATGGGTTTATCATAGAATGAAAAGAAGTTACAGGACCTGCCAAATGGAATTCCATTTTGCTAGATACAATACTTTATATATCTATGCATCCATGTAAACTACAGTGGTTAACATTATCCTGTGATAAATCCAGAGGTTCTATTGTCCTCACTTTTTGTACCTGTTTCCACCCTTCATACACCTTATGTAAACATAATACAATTTATTAAGCATTGGATATTTTGTATATTGGAGTGTTTTATATTAATCATCTTATTTCATCCATGATAAACCTATTAAGTTCTATGACTATCCTCACTTTTTGTACCATTTTTACCCTCATGCAATTTGGTGGACATCTTTCCACATCAGAAGATACAGATCATTCTTTTATTGGCCTCGATCAAGTCTTACATAGTGTGAATGAATTATGATCTTTTATTATGGCAAATAAGGCTGCATCAGTTGTACATTAGTTTTTTTACGTTGTTACTTTGTTAGGTTACTTTCTATATGTACAGAATTTGAATTACTGGGTAAGAGAATAtacacattaaaaacatttttgacatTGTTAAATTGCCTTCCACAAAGACTGCAAACCATAATCTTTCAAAGCTTGTTAGTTTGCTAGGTGAAAATGGTATTTTGTGGtttcaacttttatttcatttgtcaTTAGGGTGCCATTAGCACATCTTTTAATTTCttagccatttgtatttctttgtatttctttgactctgctaaataatttaattatatgtagaagatttttgtatattaagaatattaatttattttcttttaaacattttgtggAAAATGTCTCCCTCTTTGcagtttatcttttaattgtgtttatgtcttttgatacgcagtttaaattttttttttcttcaattccaAAACATCAATCTTTGTGGGGAAAATTTTCCTAAGCTGAAAGTTTGGAAATATCTCCTTCCATATTTCCTCTCAGTAatagtttcatattttacattttatctttaatctacctggaatttatttttaagtaagaaTTTGAAGGCTTgaagtaagaatttaaaaatgcatatcatttgcagatactaactactatatataaaatagataaaaacaagttcatactatgtagcacagggaactatattcagtatcttgaagtaacttatggtgaaaaagaatatgaaaacaaatatatgtatgttcctacatgactgaagtattgtgctgtacaccagaaattgacacaacattgtaaactgactatatttcaataaaatatatacatgtacaatATTCATAGACAAATAGTTCACTATTAATTTGTTATTGGTGCATTATTTTCAACTTGAAAAGCCACATTCACCACTCATTAAACTTCTGTATCTAAATGTTTCTGGTTCTGCACTTGTATTATTTCATTGGTGTATTAATGCACTCCTGTTATACCTTAGAGTATATATTGATAATTTACGTAAGAACACTCTGTccattgttcttttaaaaaaaaattcttggttaTTGAAAATTCTTCTATGTAAACTTAAAATTAGGTTTTCTAGTTCCACTAAAATTTCACTAAGGTTTTAATTATGATTTATATTGGCTTTACATATTAATTTGAAAGGTAAAGTCTTTTTTAATAGTATTGAGTCAATTTAGAAATATGCAGTATTCTTCCAGTCAGTTTTTACTTTAGGtaaattcttaaaacatttttctcctctgtgggACTCACTCCTTTCTGTTATTGTTAATTTCCAGGTATTTAATACTCCTAATAGGAACTTTTCTCCCACAAAGTGCTATTTTAAAGTATTGTCTTTAAAGTATTGTCATGAAATTAATGTGTATCATTGGGAACACTGGAGAATTATGTCTATACCACTCTATtacaagcatttattattttggaatattttcttccagacaCAGTATGATCAGCAAACAAAACTTTGTGACCTCATTGCAATGGTTTAATTCAGAATGTACCAGATTGCCCATGAAACATATGCAATTTGGTTATCAGTGATGTATAGTATTTGTATTTGCTAAAAATAAATCCATTGACCTTGTCTTAAAttgagtgctttaaaaaaaaaagtccttttacTTCTCCAATTACCAAGTAATAATGGTCAGTATAAATATCTAGACTGAAATGTACAATGTAGAAGCATTAAATTTCTCTGTATCTGCTTCCCCGACCTGGACTTCATCACCTGCCTCTGAGAACACTACCTACTGTTAACAATTTGGTGTTTCTTTTTTCAGACAATATTAGCACCATTCTAgatgtaacatttttctttctccacttgCAATATTTTCCCAACGTGCAACATTTTATTCCATGTCATTACAAAATGatctacttttgtgtgtgtgtctacatggTATTTTCCATAGTATTTTCTTGAACAGATGTTCCAATTTTTAGCTTCTCTGGAAGTTCTTATCTTACCTGGGATAATAATGGTTAACTTCCCCAGGAggttattatgagaattaaaagtTGTTGGCACAtagcaataaaattttaaaaacttattgtTTACTATCATCTGTAAAAGGGATAGAATGGTCTCTCTGATAaggtaaataaatacatgtgtttttaagtttttttttcccccagtcatCAAGCAAGAAATCATTTAACAGTAATAGCTGAGTAGAAGTCAACCTAAATGCTTTATTATCTTTGTTTGAAATCATAGAAACTTGCTAAAAAGTTAAGTACTTTGAGATAAATATTATactaaaaaaccagaaaatatttgatttgaatttaatagaatttacaaatttatattttttcttttaaatagtccCATGTCCAAATTTAACCTCTAGAGAAGCTTTGCAGCTGTAACtacaaacataaaatgaaaaattataactAATTATCACCATTCAGTCACATGCCACTCCTGCTTGAACCAGCCTGATAAGGCTCTCAAGCTGAAATTATGCAGCGACGTTTTGTCTTCATTAGAGAAGTCCTAGAGCCTGAGGGAGACAGAGATGTTACAGCTCCTGGAGTTCTAATtgctatttaaaaagttaaacaaacgTTTGAACTGCATACTTATTAGACTGACTTTAAGACCCAGCTGCTGaaagaaaaatggttttatttcattaGGAATGCATTGAAAAAGCTGTATTGATAagagctttcttttgttttaaataaattttggaacAAGATGTGAAGTGGATAGTTAATACAGGTACCAAGTCTAACATGCAGTAAAATTGAAAATTAGCATTTTCTCCAAGGCACTCCGCTATTTAGTTGTCAGCACTAATGAGTAAGATTTAGATTTTATAGTGGTCCAACGTGGAAAGGCCTAGTTATGTTACTAGGTCTGTGCCAAAAATATTTCCCTCCTCAACAGTATGGCTGTTATGCTTCTGATTCTCCCCAACGAGCTTGTAACTAAGACATGAGCTAACTAACAGAACAAATGCTACCTGCTAACTCCATGACAAAAATACTTGAAACTTGCCACCTTTACGACTGCCCACAAGCCTGCCATTATCACACAAAACTCTCTAGGACCTATAAGGGAACagtaacaattaaaaatttttttcaaacttaaatAAAACTTATCTCCCTTGTGATGCCAGCTACCCCTATGGAAATATGCTCTAGTTTAAATAGGCATCCACAATGTATTTCAGGAAAAGCAGACATTATAGTTAATAAATAGGTTTAAAGGTGCATATGGCTTATGAGTACAGTttaacattaatatttttaagtctctaaggtttaaaaataaattttctgttgAGGTTGTAAACACTTTAAATTCCACTTCCTTTCAAACCTTTGAGAGCTATGTATCCTtatgatttgtgcacttttctggTAGTCTATACTTCCAACAGAATTTAACAGAAAACAAGAGGAATATCTAACAGCCAAGGCCATTCAATGATTTACTAGcaagttgtgatttttttctgatttaagtCAAATAATTTAAGACTAAAAATTTAAAGACGTGAGTAATGCAAAAACACATTgatcttagttttaaaaaatttaccttagaaaaaaaatctaaattcttatgtctttttctctttttgtagtTCAAGTACACTTACGAAACTGATGGCATTACAGTGGTATAAATATGAAGGACTACTGAAGAATCTGAAGTATTATACTATTTGGCTTTTAGACCTAATAGACTGTAACATGTTGAAAGAAAGCCCAAAGCACAGAGATGATAGCAGCTGTAAGACTGTAAGAACCTTTCCGCTTTATGCAATGGCACTAGGCATGTCAGTCAGAGGTATCAAAATTTGTACGGGCCAAATTCTTGATTAGGAAAATCTTACATACTGTGACTTTGATGGATGAAagatatttgattatattttcaaTAAGCTACTACTATCAAATTTTAGGCTTTTTATTTACATGAGTATTTTGATCCTGTAGCCTTTCAGAAAGGTACggttaataaaattaatttttttaaagaaaaatttaaattgttaCATTGTTTATTCATtgctaaatatttaattaaacacATTGAAGTGAAATACCCCCtttgcttttcctcttcttttgtaTGCACAGAACAGAAACACACATTGTCATGCCTCAAACTACTTTTTATTTGCAACTACATGATTTCACGCATTCTAAACAATGACATAAAACAGATTTCTCCTTGTGTATAAATAACTTACATACTCTCCATAAAGTAAATGCTCAAAGGTGCTACAACAGACCATCCAGTCCTACAGTGTTCTCGTATCCAACAGAGTTGATGCACAATATATAAATACTCAAGTCCAATATTAAAAACTCAGGCACTTGACTAACTTTTAATAAAGTTTCTCAAACTATATCAATATATCTAAagtgcatatatgtattttttaagaaagattaTTCTCAATAACTTCTCTATAAAAATAAGTTTGACAGTTTGGCCCATCTAACTTTACTACTTTGAGTATGAACTTTTAATATGTAGTCAGGCTTATTCTACCTTCTCTCAACATGACACCAACAAAATCAAAAGCAGCTAGTGAGGTGCTAACATGTGAGGATTAATCCAGTGATTCCGGTCACAATGCATTCCAGGAGGAGGTACCCATGTTACTGGAATTGGGCGAtatggtttatttttccttccctgatTTGGATAACCAAATGGAACAGGAGGAGGGTAGTGACTTTGATGGCCATTCCCTCGGTACATTCCTGGCTTTTTTCTGGGCAAAGGGTGCCACACTGGAAGAGGTGGGAATATCAGTTCTGAAATCTGTAGGGAAGAGAAAACAAGTTAATTTAAAGGTAAAATTAGTCACGTGTTATGTAAAAACTAGGTGACCTTCCACATTACTcattaaagagaaacaaaatcactCACCCACAACCCTAAGAGTAGGTCTAAGGGACATTCCTACAGTCAAGTCTATATATgttaaaaatctcaaatataaCAGGTGATCCATCAATCAATGTTTTCTAAATGAATGAAACTGAATGAACTCAAAACACAGCACACTAAAACAAGCACTAGTTATTTCAGTCAGAAAAGATTAAAACACAGAATGAATGGAAGCTTGTAAAGACATCTCATATTTTAGACCAGTGGTTTTCACAGCTGGCTTTGAGTCACCTAAGAAGCTTTTAAACACAAAACATTCATGCTCCAGGCCTGGTCTATTGAACAATATTAACAAAATCTTAGGAATAGAGGCCAGGTATTTTGATGACACTTTACAGGTGACTGTAATGTAGCTAGTTCAGCACTTTGGAACATCAGTCTTAGATTATCCCATAAATCAAGTGGGACATCAAGTTCGTATTATTCAAAATGTTATCAGTAGTTTTGGACCTCTGCTCAAAATGCTATGCTGTGTGACTAAGAGCTTCAGAGTTCTCTGATTTCTGATCTGTTCGTAgcataagtattttaaaatttatattctgtaTAACAGCACTGCATTCATATGACAGaaaattcaaaaggtacaaaactGTATACAGTGCAGTCTCTTTCTGGTTACCAGCTACCCAATTTCCTTCTCAGCAGCAACTTTCACTAATTAATTTTTTGATTACCTGTAGAGATATTCTATGAATACAGTTGCATGtacatttacatacacatattctGAAACCCACCCAATTCTGTATACTGCTTCTTGCACTTGATAAATACATCTCAAAGACATTCATGTCAATACATAATGaccatttttgttattttacagCTAGACAGTAATGCAATGATTATGTCATAACTAAATTAACTGGGGTTCTGCTGCTGGGATAATTAAGCTGCTTTCAGTCTTTTTACTACAAAAAAATATACAACAACAAACGAAACAATGCTACAGTGAATAGTATAGTTAATTCTTGATTATCTACAATAATGGGGAAATAAGGAAGAACTCAAGAGTCCAAACTAATAATTGACTTAATGCTACAAACCAGTAGCGAAGTGGAATTTTTTCATCTCTCTCCGTATTAGGTTGCTGATAAGCTTTTAAAACTGTCAGAAAATAGACACAATTCTGGAGCTTACATTATCCTTTTCCAGTTAAGCCTATATCCCATAGGCAACTacttttctgatttctatcaccagACTGAGTTTTCCTTGTTtgtgaacttcatataaatggaatcatcctGCACATATTCTTCTGTGTCTAGCAAATCTTTTCCTCAATCCAATGTTTTTGAGGTCTACTTATTgtgtttattattctttcttttttattgctattattcTATTGTAAGAATGAACATATGACAATTCCCCCCATTCACTtgttaatggatatttgggttgtccCCCCACACCCTTTTTAAACTATTATGGAAAAGAAGTTGTTATAAACATTCTAACATAAGGCTTTGTAGATActagttttcatttgtcttgttaAATACTTGGGAGTGGAGGTGCTCGGTTATAGGGCAGGTCCATATTTAACTTTCTAagtgccaaacagttttccaaagtgactgtgccattttacattcctaccaagtTTATGAACCCCGCTGTTTAcctcctcgccaacatttgttgttGTCAAAcgttttaattttagctattccgGAAGAAGTAGTGTTCACTgtagtttaaatttgcatttccctgatgacaaatgAGGTTGAACACCTTTTACATTTGCTTACTGGCCATTTACATGACTTTTTTTCTGTACAGTGTTTATTCACATCTTCTGCCCActatttaaaactgaatcatttgtcttttattactgatttataGTAGTGATGTTTAAAGTATATTCTGGAAACAAGTCCTTTGACAGATATATGTACTGAGAATATTCTGTCCCAGCCTATGCTTTTgctcattcattttcttaatggtttctTTTGATGAGCAAAGATTTTTAACTTTGATGCAATCAACTCCACCCTCTTGTATCCCTTGGAAGAAACCTTTGCCTATCCTAAATAATAAAGGTATCtcccaatgttttcttctaagtgttagagatttagcttttatgtttaggtctatgatccatttgagATTAATTTTTCTGTGCATGTGTCAGGTAGTAGTCAggctcacttttttttcttctacataGATTATCCAATTGTTTCAGCACCAGTTCTTAAAGACTTCCCCTACTGAATTACTTTGGcacttttattgaaaaaaaaaattgtacacacttgggtctatttctggactctattctgttccactatttgtttatctttaaacCATTACCACAGTACTCGATAAACATAATGACTTGATATTAGTTTGAGGCCTCCAATGTGATTCTCctctctttaaaattcaaaatcaatTTGTCACCTTCTAGGAAAAAGCCTTTGGGGATTTTGATTGATACTgagttgaatctatagattaatttggggagcaATGACATAAACTTTACTTATTAATTAGTGGAGAACTATCTCTAGGGGTTCCTTTCAGAAAACACAAAGACTCCTCAGAGAACAAGACCCCAAGAAGCTAGGAATTTTTTTGTCCTTACTTTGATAACCTCATTTTAAAAGCTCTTGGTAATGCCAggttcaagaagaaaaaaatgaataggtaaaaaaaaaaagtggaccaTTTGCATCAGCTTTTACACAGTGACTGTAAGAGCTATGCTTCTCTGTCATGAAATATTTTGTTAGTAAATATAATGTCAaggagaaatgttttattttaaaagtacataaaaGACACTTCAGTTTTCATGTTCTTCTATTATAATTTCACCCTAACAGTCTTTCAATATGGTGGAAACaaatacaatttaattttaaaagaaaatctaaaaattagAGGTCAATTTACTTGTAAAAAATTAGCAGTAATCAGCTAAATTGGGATTTACATTCTTGCTTTGCTAAGTAACAAATAAAATTCTGAGATAAAACTGCCACATCTGAATGAATTCCAGGCAATTTAACAACGGTAATTCGCAATATACAACATatcacacagaggaaaaaaatgcccaAAATATTTATAGGAATGGTCTTATAAATGATCCCTGAATACAAATATTATGTTTACTTATCTATATAGGAAACACAAAAATAACTGGTAATGAAAACCTCCAAGCAAGGGCACAGGACTGTGGTTGGGAGAAGGGGACTTGTCACTATTATACTCTTTTATACTGTTCCAAGTTGTTTTTTTGTAAGTAGGTACATATGCTATcttataatacacatatatatattcctaagaATATGGTTATCTTCAGAACTAATCTTCCTTGTAAGCCTAGGAAGGATAATTCAtaactgaaaaacattttaagaactcAAAAATTAAGTTATACTGAAAGgatgttcattttataaatttttgctGAATTCAAAGTTTCGGTTTCTCACTCTTGATCCCAATTTCCTACTCATTAAGGTCTAAGTTCTCATTTTAGCCCAAATCAAACCCTACCATAAATCTGCTATGTTTCATTATGTCTAATTAAGGCCAAACCAATACAAATAGGTATATTTACAAAGactcaaaatcaaaaaaaaagtacacGTACAGAATAATGCTCAACtcaaaagatttcattttttgactttaaaatgtatttcctgtTGAAGAGTACTCTtgtgttaagaattttttaaagtatattaaaatgttcTTTGGTATGTGGggtataaataacaaataactgaatgaatCTTTAAGTGCATGCATGGTAACTATATCACTTCAAATGTTAAAGCGAAGAGAGATATTTTGGTTTGAGTGAAAAGTTAACTGGAGTATAATTTAGTGAGGTTTCTCTTTAATcatagaaagggagaaaagaacaaagttcaaACGTACAAACTGGAAGTGTTAAAGActacaaataaaatgaatgactATTTTTGAATGCgataaggatttttaaaagatcaagaaTGTTTTATTGTCAtgacttttttctattctttttgaaatatatttatcctATTTATTGAGTAGTAAAGCAGATCTTTGACAAAATGACTCAGGATGCCTATTTTCATCTTAGAGGAACTTCCCTTTGGGGCAGAAAGGCTAGAACTGTAATCCAGAATCTCCTATCAGAAACCTGGGCAACATGAGCAGGACTACCTGGAAAGACCTGGTAAGCCCTGCTCACAACCTTCACTATGGAGCCACTTCATGGTTACCTGGTACACTGGGCTGGGGGTCGCAGTCACCGAACTGGGTTTCACTTCTGCTTCCTtacttgtttcttcatctgaagaAGAGGATCCTGAATGGTAATCAGAGGTAACCTTATCAAGGGCCCTGGTAACTTTCTTGGAGATCTCATCCTTGTTCTCATCCTCATTTTCAAAGCTGGCAACAATGAATGCATTGTTTTTCTCTCCATAtctaagaataaaaaacaaaaacaaaactgacaaaccttgaAGTCACATCAACAAAGCAAGAAATGTCCATAAAAACAATTAAACAGGTCTGGACATGCCATCAGTCCTAGGCAAAGAAGGAACCCTCCCAGAACTTGATTCTACATATAGAGTATCCTAACCCAGCTCCATGAACAGCAGGCCACAATTTTCTACTGGTCTATTAAAGTACAGATAAAAGTGGCCTCATCCTCTTcttcaattttctcttctattccttCTAACAATAATAGTTTAAGATATCAAAGAAAAATGGATTGTTTTGATTACATTTTGTATGTAGCATTGAAACTGGCtgtacagtaaaaatttctaatgtatttttaacTGACCCTTGTAATGTAGATGCTAGTAATTCAAGTTACAAATATAACTAGACATTTCCTATGGGATTTATTTTTACCACGATTAAATAAAAAAGGGGCCTATGTTTCCTGCATCCACATTGACAAAAATGAGAACTGAGGCAACTGCTGAgggtaaagaaagggaaaaaaccaaaaaaaaaaaaaaaaaaaaaaaaatactgttgaggaaaataaagattttgctTGAATTATACTACTCATTTCATAGAGCTTCTGGTGATAATGCTCACCtctcatcttaatttttaaaaagtaaaaataagtgaGTCTTTTTACCCTtccaatacatttttaaagccttgatctaagaaaaataattagtaGAATATGTAACTTTGGCTATtggttactaaaaaaaaaaaaaaaggaaaacaaattctgTAATGAGGGAAAAATAAACTAGGAGTTTTCACTGACAGAACAAAGGAGAAACATACAAACCCACTCAAATAGATTGCACAACAAACACTATGAAACAATTTCTAGTAACTGTTAGGACAAAGGAAATGAATTGTTAAGCAGTGCTTACACAACATGTAAAGTTAACAAAGTgattctaagtttaaaaaaacacgAAAACAACTTCAGTAGAAAAACAGGGCTAATTGACTATGCTGTCAATTTCATTTCAAGATAACTCTTGTCTCAAATTATTTCTGAATCAGAATATCTACAATAAAGTAAAAGCCTTTGGAAGTTTAAATGGAAATCAAGTAGTCTCACAGGTGAGTTCTATTTCTTTATATAGCTGTGCTGTCTTCCATTCTCATGGGTTGGACGGAGCCATAAATGCAATCTAATCTAAATATGGTGCATAATTcccttttctattctctttcaGTCTATCTCACAAAAGGAATTGCTACAGGATGGTAGAAAGAGCACTGGACATGTTTCTGGTTCTGGCTCCCCCATTAACTAGCTCTGTTACCAGATGCAAGTTATTTAATGTCGCCAGGCCTTAGTTTCCTAGCTGGATAGTGGCTGGTCTTGAGCTGGTGATTCTCATTAGAAGATGCCTGAACAAGTGGGAGAGTTCttcacaacaaagaattcatgTACTATAATTTCAAGATTACTTAGCATTGAGCTTTAGGCAATGGAAATTTACCTCTCAGTCCTCTCCAGGTTTAAAGACTCAACAAACTTTGATACAATCAAAAGTTAATTCACATGTTAATGCCAGCAATATTTTAGGCCTACCTTCAAGACCTTTAGGCCTTGCCCATTAATGGAgtcaaaatttaagaaaaacagaaaggcagGAAATTTGAGAAAAATCCCTGCCTCTTTAGCAACAGAAACCTAACCAAGGGCAGACATCCAATGATCAAAGCATCAGTTTTATTAACTCAGATTTCTTCAACATGCAAGTTCAGTTAagttctgcatttttctctggtaatattttggtgtattttggTATAAGGTTTCTCTTCAGGGTAAGTGAAGCGTCTTACTATATAACCATAACATCAGAATTGTAGTTAATTCCTCAGAATTAGTAATGGacaatttttaaactttccacTTTTCAGTGACACACTACTAAAACATTATGGCCAACTGAGTTAATTTGAAGCAAATCAATAGTATCTAATGTTCTttgtcaggaaaagaaaagattatagaaattacaaaaaacaaacaaacaaaaagagtgTAAAATAGTGAGTAGACAATAAAGTTGCCAGCTATTCAAAGGCCTTTTCCTTACAGGAAAGATCTGTTACCTATTCAGTATCTTCTCAAATATTTCACTAAGTGATAATCTCTCCAATTATATAAAACTCTTTGCACCCTTCCAATCAATATTTTATCCTGACTGTGACTATGACGAATGTTCTGAG harbors:
- the BTG3 gene encoding protein BTG3, which encodes MKNEIAAVVFFFTRLVRKHDKLKKEAVERFAEKLTVILQEKYKNHWYPEKPSKGQAYRCIRVNKFQRVDPDVLKACENSCILYSDLGLPKELTLWVDPCEVCCRYGEKNNAFIVASFENEDENKDEISKKVTRALDKVTSDYHSGSSSSDEETSKEAEVKPSSVTATPSPVYQISELIFPPLPVWHPLPRKKPGMYRGNGHQSHYPPPVPFGYPNQGRKNKPYRPIPVTWVPPPGMHCDRNHWINPHMLAPH